Proteins encoded within one genomic window of Flavobacterium gilvum:
- the menD gene encoding 2-succinyl-5-enolpyruvyl-6-hydroxy-3-cyclohexene-1-carboxylic-acid synthase codes for MIYPKIPLAQSLLQIFLAKGITNIIISPGSRNAPLTIGFASNPAFQCYSIADERSAAFFALGIAQQTRKPTVVVCTSGSALLNYYPAFSEAFYSQIPLIVVSADRPQNKIDIGDGQTIRQVNVFANHSLYNANLLEAASEENDRKINEAINTAIAKKGPVHINAPFEEPLYETVSELSVNSTIIASAKVNRTVDNKDLQDSASIWNKADRKLILIGVNEPNSITEEVIKAFAKDESVVVMTENTSNVCHESFISNIDTIITPFTDEDFKKFRPEILVTFGGMVVSKRIKAYFRKYKPDHHWHIDTIRAYDTFGCLSEHFEVEPNTFFEEFLPLTSKVESDYFSQLNAIKELRKEKHNNYLAKIPFTDFKVFEKVIGSIPKNSQLQISNSSAIRYAQLIPIDSSIEVYCNRGTSGIDGSTSTAIGAAVANFKPTVFITGDIGFLYDSNALWNNYIPKNFKIILINNGGGGIFRILPGHSETPVFNTFFETSHKLTAEHLSKMFGLDYFTANDELSLSKGLDLLYSQNTKPAILEIFTPTEENNTVLLQYFKELI; via the coding sequence ATGATTTATCCAAAAATACCTTTAGCACAAAGCCTGCTTCAGATTTTTTTAGCCAAAGGAATAACAAACATTATTATATCACCTGGTTCAAGAAACGCTCCACTTACAATTGGTTTTGCCAGTAATCCCGCTTTCCAGTGTTACAGTATTGCAGATGAACGTTCCGCTGCTTTTTTTGCTTTGGGAATTGCTCAGCAAACTCGTAAACCGACAGTTGTGGTTTGTACTTCGGGTTCAGCTTTATTGAATTATTATCCTGCTTTTTCCGAAGCTTTTTATAGTCAGATTCCGCTGATTGTGGTTTCTGCAGACAGACCGCAAAACAAGATTGATATTGGAGACGGACAAACCATTCGTCAGGTAAATGTGTTTGCCAATCACTCCTTGTACAATGCCAATTTACTAGAAGCTGCCTCCGAAGAAAATGACCGTAAAATAAACGAGGCCATCAACACAGCAATTGCCAAAAAAGGTCCAGTGCATATCAACGCTCCATTTGAAGAGCCTTTGTATGAAACGGTCTCAGAGTTGAGTGTTAATAGTACTATTATCGCTTCCGCAAAAGTAAACCGAACGGTAGATAACAAAGATTTACAGGATTCAGCGTCTATTTGGAACAAAGCTGACCGAAAGCTGATATTAATTGGAGTAAACGAACCTAATTCGATTACAGAAGAAGTTATTAAGGCTTTCGCCAAAGACGAATCGGTTGTGGTGATGACCGAAAACACTTCGAATGTGTGTCACGAAAGTTTTATCAGCAATATTGACACCATTATTACACCTTTTACGGATGAAGATTTTAAGAAATTTCGTCCCGAAATTCTCGTTACTTTTGGCGGAATGGTAGTTTCCAAACGTATTAAAGCTTATTTCAGAAAATACAAACCGGATCATCATTGGCATATCGATACCATAAGAGCCTATGATACTTTTGGTTGTTTGTCAGAACATTTTGAAGTTGAACCAAATACTTTTTTTGAGGAATTTTTGCCACTTACTTCAAAAGTAGAAAGTGATTATTTTTCTCAACTGAACGCTATTAAAGAATTACGTAAAGAAAAGCACAATAACTATTTGGCTAAAATACCTTTTACAGATTTTAAAGTTTTTGAAAAAGTGATTGGAAGCATTCCAAAAAATAGTCAATTGCAGATAAGCAACAGTTCGGCTATTCGTTATGCGCAATTAATTCCAATAGATTCATCTATTGAAGTGTATTGTAACAGAGGAACCAGCGGGATTGATGGCAGTACATCAACAGCTATTGGTGCGGCTGTTGCCAATTTTAAACCGACAGTTTTTATAACCGGAGATATAGGTTTTTTGTATGACAGTAATGCGCTTTGGAATAATTATATCCCGAAAAATTTCAAAATTATTTTGATTAATAACGGTGGAGGTGGGATATTTAGAATTTTGCCAGGACATTCGGAAACTCCAGTTTTTAATACTTTTTTTGAAACATCTCATAAATTGACAGCAGAACATTTGTCAAAAATGTTTGGATTGGATTATTTTACAGCCAATGATGAATTGAGTTTGTCCAAAGGATTGGATTTGTTGTATTCTCAAAACACAAAACCTGCTATTCTGGAAATTTTTACTCCAACAGAAGAAAATAATACGGTCTTGCTACAATATTTCAAGGAATTAATCTGA
- a CDS encoding roadblock/LC7 domain-containing protein yields MNLGKLEKTGLETALLFDKNGEVIDSLKIEYPINIAAMSNVIFTMCKEMLEDMKFNDLKQLILKTDTGLVIGNKFEDNLFLITTTNDISKLGLLLKVIDNLAPKS; encoded by the coding sequence ATGAATTTAGGAAAATTAGAAAAAACAGGTTTAGAAACTGCTTTGCTTTTTGATAAAAATGGAGAAGTTATTGATTCTCTAAAAATAGAATACCCAATAAATATTGCCGCAATGTCCAATGTTATTTTTACCATGTGTAAAGAAATGTTGGAGGATATGAAATTTAACGATTTAAAACAATTAATATTAAAAACAGATACTGGATTAGTAATCGGAAATAAATTTGAAGATAATTTGTTTTTGATTACAACCACAAATGATATTTCTAAATTAGGCTTACTTCTTAAAGTAATAGATAATTTGGCCCCCAAATCTTAA